A stretch of the Corvus moneduloides isolate bCorMon1 chromosome 8, bCorMon1.pri, whole genome shotgun sequence genome encodes the following:
- the IKZF5 gene encoding zinc finger protein Pegasus, with amino-acid sequence MGEKKAEPLDFVKDFQEYLTQQTHHVNMISGSVTGDKEVETLQGAGTEGDQNGLDHPSVEVSLDENSGMLVDGFERTFDGKLKCRYCNYASKGTARLIEHIRIHTGEKPHRCHLCPFASAYERHLEAHMRSHTGEKPYKCELCSFRCSDRSNLSHHRRRKHKMVPIKGTRSSLSSKKMWGVLQKKTSNLGYSRRALINLSPPSMVVQKPDYLNDFTHEIPNIQTEAYESMTKTTQSSGLPRDPQDLMVDNPLNQLSTLAGQLSSLPPENQNPASPDVVSCQDEKPFMIQQPAAPAVVSAVSANIPQNSSPTSPDSRPTHNQRNYSPVAGPSSDRSAHTSTPSISNSQPSTPAPTLPVQDPQLLHHCPHCDMYFADNILYTIHMGCHGFENPFQCNICGCKCKNKYDFACHFARGQHNQH; translated from the exons ATGGGGGAAAAGAAGGCAGAACCGTTGGATTTTGTGAAAGATTTTCAGGAGTATCTGACCCAGCAGACTCACCATGTCAATATGATTTCTGGATCAGTTACTGGTGACAAGGAAGTAGAGACTCTCCAGGGAG CTGGGACAGAAGGGGATCAGAATGGTCTGGATCATCCTTCTGTTGAAGTTTCACTGGATGAAAACTCAGGAATGTTGGTGGATGGGTTTGAAAGGACTTTTGATGGAAAGTTAAAGTGTCGATACTGCAACTATGCCAGCAAAGGAACAGCACGGCTCATAGAGCACATCAGGATTCACACAG GAGAGAAGCCACACAGGTGCCACCTGTGTCCCTTTGCTTCGGCCTACGAGCGTCACCTGGAGGCTCACATGCGGTCCCACACCGGGGAGAAGCCCTACAAGTGTGAGCTGTGCTCCTTCCGCTGCAGCGACCGCAGCAACCTGTCCCACCACCGCCGGCGCAAGCACAAGATGGTGCCCATCAAGGGGACGAGGTCTTCCCTAAGCAGCAAGAAGATGTGGGGGgttctgcagaagaaaaccagcaaTTTGGGGTACAGCAGAAGGGCATTAATTAATTTGAGTCCACCTTCCATGGTGGTGCAGAAACCAGACTACCTTAATGATTTCACTCACGAAATCCCCAATATCCAGACTGAGGCGTACGAGAGCATGACAAAAACGACTCAGAGCAGTGGCTTGCCAAGAGATCCACAAGACCTCATGGTGGATAATCCTTTAAACCAGCTCTCCACGTTGGCAGGACAGTTGTCCAGCTTGCCGCCTGAAAACCAAAATCCAGCCTCTCCTGACGTTGTTTCCTGTCAAGATGAAAAGCCTTTCATGATACAGCAGCCTGCTGCACCTGCAGTAGTTTCAGCTGTGTCAGCAAATATTCCTCAAAATTCCTCTCCAACCAGCCCCGATTCCCGGCCAACACACAATCAAAGGAACTATAGTCCCGTGGCAGGGCCCAGCAGTGACCGCAGTGCCCACACCAGTACGCCCAGTATCAGTAACAGTCAGCCAAGCACTCCAGCTCCAACCCTGCCAGTTCAGGACCCTCAGCTCCTGCACCACTGCCCACACTGTGACATGTACTTTGCGGACAATATCCTTTACACCATCCACATGGGATGCCATGGATTTGAAAATCCTTTCCAGTGTAACATTTGTGGGTGTAAGTGTAAAAACAAGTATGACTTTGCTTGCCACTTCGCAAGAGGCCAACATAATCAACATTGA
- the PSTK gene encoding L-seryl-tRNA(Sec) kinase: MRTAPAEAAGAAALAAAEQQQRGSGGGARVGLCLLCGLPAAGKSSLARALRRRLPQRPGWACALLAYDELIPPEAFWPRAPGAGPLEPSPLLPGWKRSRRELLQCLEGFLRALLTGAPLPGPAQPGWERFLGCCRREGLLPAAEGDAGAASRPLVLLLDDNFYYQSMRYEVYQLARKYSLGFCQLFLECPLECCLQRNRLRSDPVPEQTIHLMARKIEMPDLRKNTWEQHSLILSSSDCISEDNEQIMNLLTTALENPERPNEEDVEQKEAARAICAASAVHQADQACRRVISQAMRDAKGKNILPSEMKSLAEELNRLKAEFLEDLRQGKTLKTQYSDPATRVISSFQHEATNVVNKYICK, from the exons ATGCGCACAGCGCCGGCGGAAGCGGCCGGAGCGGCAGCGCTGGCGGCGgcggagcagcagcagcgggggagcggcggcggcgcccgagtggggctgtgcctgctgtgcGGGCTGCCCGCGGCCGGCAAATCCAGCCTGGCCCGCGCCCTGCGCCGCCGGCTGCCGCAGCGCCCGGGCTGGGCCTGCGCGCTCCTCGCCTACGACGAGCTCATCCCGCCGGAGGCCTTCTGGCCGCGCGCGCCGGGGGCGGGCCCGCTCGAGCCGTCCCCGTTG CTGCCCGGCTGGAAGCGGAGCCGCCGcgagctgctgcagtgcctggagggATTCCTGCGGGCGCTGCTCACCGGGGCgccgctgcccggccccgcgcagccgGGCTGGGAGCGCTTCCTGGGTTGCTGCCGCCgggaggggctgctgcctgccGCGGAGGGGGACGCCGGAGCCGCCTCCCGGCCGCTCGTCCTCCTGTTGGATGACAACTTCTATTACCAGAGCATGCGGTACGAGGTGTACCAGCTGGCCCGCAAAT ATTCCTTGGGCTTCTGCCAGTTATTTTTAGAGTGTCCACTGGaatgctgcctgcagaggaatcGCCTCAGAAGTGATCCTGTGCCTGAGCAGACAATACATTTAATGGCAAGGAAAATAGAAATGCCAGATCTCAGGAAAAACActtgggagcagcacagcctcaTTCTGAGTAGTTCTGATTGCATCTCAGAGGACAA tGAGCAGATCATGAATTTGCTGACCACTGCTTTGGAAAATCCAGAGAGGCCAAACGAGGAGGACGTGGAGCAAAAG GAGGCAGCTCGAGCCATCTGTGCAGCCAGTGCTGTCCATCAGGCTGACCAGGCATGCAGGAGGGTCATCTCTCAGGCAATGAGGGATGCCAAAG gtAAAAACATTCTCCCAAGTGAGATGAAGAGCCTGGCAGAAGAACTCAACAgactgaaagcagaatttttggAAGACTTGAGGCAAGGAAAGACTTTGAAAACCCAATATTCTGATCCTGCTACACGTGTAATTTCTTCATTCCAACATGAGGCAACCAATgtagtaaataaatatatttgtaaataa
- the LOC116447562 gene encoding disintegrin and metalloproteinase domain-containing protein 9-like isoform X2, with translation MLMHSLFLFTFGLTFTGKPFWIKGVSSQHTSRLSTLEIIIPRSLTGREKHHPFSHEEHSDDNLSYSVKTRNGTYLLKLKKNKKLLSDDFKLYTYGENGKLQATPSKNETHCYYHGTVEGIADSTLALSTCDGLRGILYIGGKWYGMEPLSTSSTFEHELYELEDVQGIPFHCGVLNGSLEHEMFVKQSVKYAFASNSTSSRDRLLREKRAVLPQKSYVELFVVVDHNRFLLKNSDPAAVQKETVELINYVDGMYRALNIQIVLVGLEIWTDANHISVMNGSAGDVLSRFVSWRQKDLLKRSRNDVGHLIIGRSSFSGSIGMAFVGTVCSHVQGGSISTLNHNKMLRHATVVAHELGHNLGMKHDDKRCPASYIMHSTDNGSRNFSTCSADDFEAFILNGGGNCLRNPPKTSNVYKEPVCGNNVVDNNEECDCGKPQECSNPCCDAATCKLTPGSQCAQGLCCKNCKFKVAGAECRAKQDVCDLPEYCNGSTAYCPDDVYIMNGHPCSNSKAYCYYGVCQSFDSQCESIYGKGARKAPDICFEKANIKGDRFGNCGMKGGVYKKCPVQHSLCGKLQCTSVSLQNLPAWSVVNNASGVLCWSSDFDLGSDIPDPAQVHDGTACGENKVCNNNGNCHCNPGWAPPFCNQSGYGGSVDSGPAHTDTSLRDGLLIFFFLVLPVAILAAAAVMKRDAIRRKVCRKSRGQHRDNSAEQPKQGNRASHDTGNNQPTPSSHNIFTILRFPGTRQPVQTQLPAASSGPQRPPVPPRPVV, from the exons ATGTTAATGCACAGCCTATTTTTGTTCACTTTTGGACTAACTTTTACTGGAAAACCTTTCTGGATAAAAG GTGTATCTTCTCAACACACATCCAGACTTTCTACATTAGAAATAATCATTCCTCGGAGTCTgacagggagagagaaacaTCACCCATTTTCTCATGAG gagCATTCAGATGACAATCTTTCTTACTCagttaaaaccagaaatggaACATATCTCctaaagctgaagaaaaataa aaaaCTTCTTAGTGACGACTTTAAGCTGTACACAtatggggaaaatgggaaactGCAGGCAACACCATCCAAAAATGAG ACACACTGCTATTATCACGGCACTGTTGAAGGAATTGCTGACTCCACACTTGCTCTTAGCACATGTGATGGCCTTAG GGGAATTCTCTACATTGGAGGCAAATGGTACGGAATGGAGCCGCTCAGCACATCCAGCACATTTGAACATGAGCTTTATGAACTGGAAGATGTGCAGGGTATCCCCTTCCACTGTGGGGTGCTGAATGGCAGCCTGGAGCACGAGATGTTTGTGAAGCAGTCTGTGAAATATGCATTTGCATCAAACAGTACttccagcagggacaggctcctcagg GAGAAGCGAGCTGTCCTGCCCCAGAAAAGTTATGTAGAATTATTTGTGGTTGTGGATCACAACAGG TTTTTGCTGAAGAATTCTGATCCTGCTGCAGTGCAAAAGGAAACAGTGGAGCTGATTAATTATGTTGATGGG atgtataGAGCATTAAATATCCAGATTGTTTTGGTTGGATTAGAGATTTGGACAGATGCCAACCACATATCTGTAATGAATGGTTCAGCTGGAGATGTGCTGAGTAGATTTGTTTCTTGGAGACAGAAGGATCTTCTGAAGCGCTCAAGAAATGACGTTGGTCACCTCATAAT AGGGAGAAGCTCTTTCAGTGGATCCATTGGAATGGCTTTTGTGGGTACTGTGTGCTCACATGTCCAGGGAGGGTCAATCAGCACT CTGAATCATAACAAAATGTTACGTCATGCCACAGTAGTTGCACATGAACTGGGGCACAATCTTGGAATGAAACATGATGATAAGAGGTGTCCTGCATCCTATATCATGCACAGCACAGATAA TGGGTCCAGGAATTTCAGCACCTGTAGCGCTGATGATTTTGAGGCCTTTATTCTAAATGGAGGAGGAAACTGCCTCAGAAATCCTCCCAAAACAAGTAATGTGTACAAAGAACCTGTCTGTGGTAATAATGTGGTTGATAACAATGAAGAATGTGACTGTGGCAAACCACAG GAGTGCTCCAACCCCTGCTGTGATGCTGCAACCTGCAAACTCACACCTGGCTCACAGTGTGCTCAAGGACTGTGCTGCAAAAACTGCAAG TTTAAagtggcaggagcagagtgCAGAGCAAAACAAGATGTCTGTGATCTCCCTGAATACTGCAATGGAAGCACTGCCTACTGCCCAGATGATGTTTACATCATGAATGGTCACCCATGCAGCAACAGCAAGGCTTATTGCTACTATGGAGTGTGCCAGAGCTTTGATTCACAGTGTGAATCTATATATGGGAAAG GGGCACGAAAAGCACCTGATATATgctttgaaaaagcaaatattaaagGAGATAGGTTTGGAAACTGTGGAATGAAAGGTGGAGTGTACAAGAAATGTCCTGTCCA GCACAGTCTGTGTGGGAAGCTCCAGTGCACATCTGTCAGTCTTCAAAACCTTCCTGCCTGGAGCGTTGTCAATAACGCATCCGGGGTTTTGTGCTGGTCCTCTGACTTTGACTTAGGATCAGATATCCCTGATCCTGCTCAAGTTCATGATGGGACAGCCTGTGGAGAGAACAAG GTGTGTAACAACAATGGGAATTGCCACTGCAACCCGGGATGGGCCCCTCCGTTCTGTAACCAGTCTGGCTACGGTGGCAGTGTTGACAGTGGTCCAGCTCACACAG ATACATCACTTCGGGATGGActgctgattttcttcttccttgtgcTGCCAGTAGCCAtccttgctgcagcagcagtaatGAAGCGTGATGCAATAAGGAGAAAAGtttgcaggaaaagcagaggacAGCACAG GGATAACAGTGCAGAGCAGCCGAAGCAAGGCAACAGAGCAAGTCATGACACAGGAAATAATCAG CCTACCCCATCAAGTCACAATATTTTTACCATATTGCGTTTTCCTGGTACAAG GCAGCCAGTCCAAACCCAGcttcctgcagcttcctcaggaCCTCAACGACCCCCAGTCCCACCTAGACCAGTTGTCTGA
- the LOC116447562 gene encoding disintegrin and metalloproteinase domain-containing protein 9-like isoform X1: MLMHSLFLFTFGLTFTGKPFWIKGVSSQHTSRLSTLEIIIPRSLTGREKHHPFSHEEHSDDNLSYSVKTRNGTYLLKLKKNKKLLSDDFKLYTYGENGKLQATPSKNETHCYYHGTVEGIADSTLALSTCDGLRGILYIGGKWYGMEPLSTSSTFEHELYELEDVQGIPFHCGVLNGSLEHEMFVKQSVKYAFASNSTSSRDRLLREKRAVLPQKSYVELFVVVDHNRFLLKNSDPAAVQKETVELINYVDGMYRALNIQIVLVGLEIWTDANHISVMNGSAGDVLSRFVSWRQKDLLKRSRNDVGHLIIGRSSFSGSIGMAFVGTVCSHVQGGSISTLNHNKMLRHATVVAHELGHNLGMKHDDKRCPASYIMHSTDNGSRNFSTCSADDFEAFILNGGGNCLRNPPKTSNVYKEPVCGNNVVDNNEECDCGKPQECSNPCCDAATCKLTPGSQCAQGLCCKNCKFKVAGAECRAKQDVCDLPEYCNGSTAYCPDDVYIMNGHPCSNSKAYCYYGVCQSFDSQCESIYGKGARKAPDICFEKANIKGDRFGNCGMKGGVYKKCPVQHSLCGKLQCTSVSLQNLPAWSVVNNASGVLCWSSDFDLGSDIPDPAQVHDGTACGENKACVGFECVDARYLGYNCDVKQKCNKNGVCNNNGNCHCNPGWAPPFCNQSGYGGSVDSGPAHTDTSLRDGLLIFFFLVLPVAILAAAAVMKRDAIRRKVCRKSRGQHRDNSAEQPKQGNRASHDTGNNQPTPSSHNIFTILRFPGTRQPVQTQLPAASSGPQRPPVPPRPVV, translated from the exons ATGTTAATGCACAGCCTATTTTTGTTCACTTTTGGACTAACTTTTACTGGAAAACCTTTCTGGATAAAAG GTGTATCTTCTCAACACACATCCAGACTTTCTACATTAGAAATAATCATTCCTCGGAGTCTgacagggagagagaaacaTCACCCATTTTCTCATGAG gagCATTCAGATGACAATCTTTCTTACTCagttaaaaccagaaatggaACATATCTCctaaagctgaagaaaaataa aaaaCTTCTTAGTGACGACTTTAAGCTGTACACAtatggggaaaatgggaaactGCAGGCAACACCATCCAAAAATGAG ACACACTGCTATTATCACGGCACTGTTGAAGGAATTGCTGACTCCACACTTGCTCTTAGCACATGTGATGGCCTTAG GGGAATTCTCTACATTGGAGGCAAATGGTACGGAATGGAGCCGCTCAGCACATCCAGCACATTTGAACATGAGCTTTATGAACTGGAAGATGTGCAGGGTATCCCCTTCCACTGTGGGGTGCTGAATGGCAGCCTGGAGCACGAGATGTTTGTGAAGCAGTCTGTGAAATATGCATTTGCATCAAACAGTACttccagcagggacaggctcctcagg GAGAAGCGAGCTGTCCTGCCCCAGAAAAGTTATGTAGAATTATTTGTGGTTGTGGATCACAACAGG TTTTTGCTGAAGAATTCTGATCCTGCTGCAGTGCAAAAGGAAACAGTGGAGCTGATTAATTATGTTGATGGG atgtataGAGCATTAAATATCCAGATTGTTTTGGTTGGATTAGAGATTTGGACAGATGCCAACCACATATCTGTAATGAATGGTTCAGCTGGAGATGTGCTGAGTAGATTTGTTTCTTGGAGACAGAAGGATCTTCTGAAGCGCTCAAGAAATGACGTTGGTCACCTCATAAT AGGGAGAAGCTCTTTCAGTGGATCCATTGGAATGGCTTTTGTGGGTACTGTGTGCTCACATGTCCAGGGAGGGTCAATCAGCACT CTGAATCATAACAAAATGTTACGTCATGCCACAGTAGTTGCACATGAACTGGGGCACAATCTTGGAATGAAACATGATGATAAGAGGTGTCCTGCATCCTATATCATGCACAGCACAGATAA TGGGTCCAGGAATTTCAGCACCTGTAGCGCTGATGATTTTGAGGCCTTTATTCTAAATGGAGGAGGAAACTGCCTCAGAAATCCTCCCAAAACAAGTAATGTGTACAAAGAACCTGTCTGTGGTAATAATGTGGTTGATAACAATGAAGAATGTGACTGTGGCAAACCACAG GAGTGCTCCAACCCCTGCTGTGATGCTGCAACCTGCAAACTCACACCTGGCTCACAGTGTGCTCAAGGACTGTGCTGCAAAAACTGCAAG TTTAAagtggcaggagcagagtgCAGAGCAAAACAAGATGTCTGTGATCTCCCTGAATACTGCAATGGAAGCACTGCCTACTGCCCAGATGATGTTTACATCATGAATGGTCACCCATGCAGCAACAGCAAGGCTTATTGCTACTATGGAGTGTGCCAGAGCTTTGATTCACAGTGTGAATCTATATATGGGAAAG GGGCACGAAAAGCACCTGATATATgctttgaaaaagcaaatattaaagGAGATAGGTTTGGAAACTGTGGAATGAAAGGTGGAGTGTACAAGAAATGTCCTGTCCA GCACAGTCTGTGTGGGAAGCTCCAGTGCACATCTGTCAGTCTTCAAAACCTTCCTGCCTGGAGCGTTGTCAATAACGCATCCGGGGTTTTGTGCTGGTCCTCTGACTTTGACTTAGGATCAGATATCCCTGATCCTGCTCAAGTTCATGATGGGACAGCCTGTGGAGAGAACAAG GCCTGTGTAGGTTTTGAATGTGTTGATGCAAGATATCTGGGCTACAACTGTGATGTAAAGCAGAAGTGTAATAAGAATGGG GTGTGTAACAACAATGGGAATTGCCACTGCAACCCGGGATGGGCCCCTCCGTTCTGTAACCAGTCTGGCTACGGTGGCAGTGTTGACAGTGGTCCAGCTCACACAG ATACATCACTTCGGGATGGActgctgattttcttcttccttgtgcTGCCAGTAGCCAtccttgctgcagcagcagtaatGAAGCGTGATGCAATAAGGAGAAAAGtttgcaggaaaagcagaggacAGCACAG GGATAACAGTGCAGAGCAGCCGAAGCAAGGCAACAGAGCAAGTCATGACACAGGAAATAATCAG CCTACCCCATCAAGTCACAATATTTTTACCATATTGCGTTTTCCTGGTACAAG GCAGCCAGTCCAAACCCAGcttcctgcagcttcctcaggaCCTCAACGACCCCCAGTCCCACCTAGACCAGTTGTCTGA
- the C8H10orf88 gene encoding ATPase PAAT isoform X2 has product MSSGCAAVPEEEAEEGGREPRCVSARCSWPCAPPGGLARALCLRRGAGDGEPGSEAVLAERRAGGEEPCELRLQCRPGAEMVSVGIVSQARNMEVYVGEEYCGTSRGQSRGARPAPGETEEVTLYHKYLKFECPATSCRVKLLSFGSSIDLDRVQTIMESMGSKLSPGAQQLMDMVRCQQKNSFPLGDKLSWILGKNSDFGGDLAIDGLHSAALQSSLSPSASEPLPVKNHLTSEALYKDLRITRDLNSEVPERGNILDSERLPTQQNAVDLRNDLKAVGSLQVQEQAGETPNVANPQVLLPFLQNLCTQVNHLRLKDGERHLGKRAVAKEESVQSVGVEQQPICSYLEKIISKNLDLMERKLMDYIDCRMQALQTHIDNKMFLLMDLVQNSKPSKISQAHYDSNEGFSNGER; this is encoded by the exons ATGTCGAGCGGCTGCGCGGCGGTGccggaggaggaggcggaggagggaGGCCGGGAGCCGCGCTGTGTGTCGGCGCGGTGCTCCTGGCCCTGCGCCCCGCCGGGCGGCCTGGCCCGGGCGCTGTGCCtgcggcggggcgcgggggacGGCGAGCCCGG CAGCGAGGCCGTGCTGGCGGagcgccgggcgggcggcgagGAGCCCTGCGAGCTGCGGCTGCAGTGCCGGCCCGGCGCCGAGATGGTGTCCGTGGGGATCGTGAGCCAGGCCCGGAACATGGAGGTGTACGTGGGCGAGGAGTACTGCGGCACCAGCCGGGGACAGAGCCGCGGCGCACGCCCGGCGCCGGG tgaAACTGAAGAGGTTACTTTATACCACAAGTACCTTAAGTTTGAATGCCCTGCAACCTCCTGTAGAGTTAAG CTGCTCTCCTTTG GCTCAAGCATAGATCTAGACAGAGTGCAAACTATAATGGAATCCATGGGATCCAAGTTGTCTCCAGGTGCTCAGCAGCTCATGGACATGGTCCGGTGTCAGCAGAAA AACAGCTTCCCTCTTGGAGACAAACTCAGTTGGATCTTGGGGAAAAATTCCGACTTTGGAGGTGACCTTGCAATAGATGGATTGCACAGTGCAGCTCTTCAGTCATCACTGAGTCCATCAGCCAGTGAACCTTTGCCTGTTAAAAATCATTTAACAAGTGAAGCACTGTATAAAGACTTAAGAATAACTCGTGATCTGAACTCAGAGGTACCTGAAAGAGGGAATATTTTGGATTCTGAAAGACTTCCTACCCAGCAAAATGCAGTTGACCTCAGGAATGATTTGAAAGCCGTGGGATCTTTGCAAGTGCAGGAACAAGCAGGCGAAACTCCAAACGTAGCCAACCCACAGgtgcttcttccttttcttcaaaacttGTGCACTCAGGTGAATCACCTTCGGCTCAAGGATGGAGAGAGGCACCTCGGGAAAAGGGCAGTGGCTAAAGAGGAAAGTGTTCAGAGTGTTGG GGTAGAACAACAGCCTATTTGCTCCTATTTGGAAAAGATCATTTCAAAAAATCTGGATCTGATGGAGAGGAAACTAATGGACTATATTGACTGCCGAATGCAGGCTCTTCAGACACACATAGAcaataaaatgtttctcttgATGGACTTGGTTCAGAActcaaaaccaagcaaaattTCACAAGCACACTATGATTCTAATGAGGGATTTTCTAATGGAGAGAGATAG
- the C8H10orf88 gene encoding ATPase PAAT isoform X1: MSSGCAAVPEEEAEEGGREPRCVSARCSWPCAPPGGLARALCLRRGAGDGEPGSEAVLAERRAGGEEPCELRLQCRPGAEMVSVGIVSQARNMEVYVGEEYCGTSRGQSRGARPAPGETEEVTLYHKYLKFECPATSCRVKLLSFGEKQRVLISKIILEVKAVSAKLATDFPSLGSSIDLDRVQTIMESMGSKLSPGAQQLMDMVRCQQKNSFPLGDKLSWILGKNSDFGGDLAIDGLHSAALQSSLSPSASEPLPVKNHLTSEALYKDLRITRDLNSEVPERGNILDSERLPTQQNAVDLRNDLKAVGSLQVQEQAGETPNVANPQVLLPFLQNLCTQVNHLRLKDGERHLGKRAVAKEESVQSVGVEQQPICSYLEKIISKNLDLMERKLMDYIDCRMQALQTHIDNKMFLLMDLVQNSKPSKISQAHYDSNEGFSNGER; the protein is encoded by the exons ATGTCGAGCGGCTGCGCGGCGGTGccggaggaggaggcggaggagggaGGCCGGGAGCCGCGCTGTGTGTCGGCGCGGTGCTCCTGGCCCTGCGCCCCGCCGGGCGGCCTGGCCCGGGCGCTGTGCCtgcggcggggcgcgggggacGGCGAGCCCGG CAGCGAGGCCGTGCTGGCGGagcgccgggcgggcggcgagGAGCCCTGCGAGCTGCGGCTGCAGTGCCGGCCCGGCGCCGAGATGGTGTCCGTGGGGATCGTGAGCCAGGCCCGGAACATGGAGGTGTACGTGGGCGAGGAGTACTGCGGCACCAGCCGGGGACAGAGCCGCGGCGCACGCCCGGCGCCGGG tgaAACTGAAGAGGTTACTTTATACCACAAGTACCTTAAGTTTGAATGCCCTGCAACCTCCTGTAGAGTTAAG CTGCTCTCCTTTGGTGAGAAACAAAGAGTACTCATCAGTAAAATAATTCTAGAAGTGAAAGCAGTGTCTGCAAAACTAGCAACTGATTTTCCTTCACTAGGCTCAAGCATAGATCTAGACAGAGTGCAAACTATAATGGAATCCATGGGATCCAAGTTGTCTCCAGGTGCTCAGCAGCTCATGGACATGGTCCGGTGTCAGCAGAAA AACAGCTTCCCTCTTGGAGACAAACTCAGTTGGATCTTGGGGAAAAATTCCGACTTTGGAGGTGACCTTGCAATAGATGGATTGCACAGTGCAGCTCTTCAGTCATCACTGAGTCCATCAGCCAGTGAACCTTTGCCTGTTAAAAATCATTTAACAAGTGAAGCACTGTATAAAGACTTAAGAATAACTCGTGATCTGAACTCAGAGGTACCTGAAAGAGGGAATATTTTGGATTCTGAAAGACTTCCTACCCAGCAAAATGCAGTTGACCTCAGGAATGATTTGAAAGCCGTGGGATCTTTGCAAGTGCAGGAACAAGCAGGCGAAACTCCAAACGTAGCCAACCCACAGgtgcttcttccttttcttcaaaacttGTGCACTCAGGTGAATCACCTTCGGCTCAAGGATGGAGAGAGGCACCTCGGGAAAAGGGCAGTGGCTAAAGAGGAAAGTGTTCAGAGTGTTGG GGTAGAACAACAGCCTATTTGCTCCTATTTGGAAAAGATCATTTCAAAAAATCTGGATCTGATGGAGAGGAAACTAATGGACTATATTGACTGCCGAATGCAGGCTCTTCAGACACACATAGAcaataaaatgtttctcttgATGGACTTGGTTCAGAActcaaaaccaagcaaaattTCACAAGCACACTATGATTCTAATGAGGGATTTTCTAATGGAGAGAGATAG